The following nucleotide sequence is from Citrus sinensis cultivar Valencia sweet orange chromosome 6, DVS_A1.0, whole genome shotgun sequence.
tttctgatctacacttggcacttgctgatggagtattatccagtgtggcagagaaaaatacaaCGAATGAAATAGgggatactctcacaaaattgtacgaggccaagtcactacacaacaaaatcttcttgaagaggaaactctatactcttcgaatggcgGAATCTACAATAGTGACCGATCACATCAACACCTTGaaaactctattttcacaactcacaacgttgggtcataatatagaggagAATGAACGTGCcgagcttctacttcaaagtctaccagattcatatgatcaactcatcatcaacctgatGAACAACAATCCAGTGGACAGTCTAGTTTTCGATGATGTTGCAGCCTCcatattaaatgaggagagcagacagaaaaataaggaaaacagacaagcaagttcgcagcaagcggaggcgctatcggtgacgagagggagatcaaTAGAACGTGGCTCCAGTGGGAGTCACaatcatggtagatcaaaattccagaagtaagaagaatgttaaatgctacaactgtggcaagaaagggcacgtcaagaaaaagtgttggagtaaccagaagagaagagagggcaaagaacttgagtcatcaaatgctcaaggttgtgtagcaagtacctcggaTGATGGCGAAATTCTTTACAGCgaggcaacaactgtttcagaAGACAGAAAACGACTGTCTGATGTCTGACTTATAGACTCAGGAACTACCTGGCATGTGACCTCTcggagagaatggttccacacatatgcacctatctcaggaggatctatatatatgggtaatgatcatgccttggggatcgctggtattggtactatcaaaataaaaatatttgatgggacaattcgcacaattgggGAGGTAAGACAAGTCAACggcctgaagaaaaatctattatctttgggacaaatggatagtcatgggtacaaaactcatgtgaaaaatggaattatgaagattgtTAAAGGAgtgcttgtattgatgaagacagaaaagatcggtgctaatctattcatgcttaaaggagaaataCTACAAGAGATTGATGCGTGTGTCGCATCAAATGGAGACGAgtcaacgatgatgtggcatctcaaacttggccacatgtcagaacaaggtttgaagattctctctgagcgaaAATTACTTTCAgggctcaaatcggtaagtttaccattttgcgagcattgtgttacaagtaagcagtacaaattaaaattcaatagaTCTATTactagaagtaaatgcattctagacttgattcattctgatgtttaAGAATTACCGGATATATCAatgggaggtgcaaagtacatggtgactttcattgatgattattccagaagatattgggtgtatccaattaagaaaaagtcagataTATTTccagtgtttaaagaataaaaagcacgggtggaacttgaatctggtgaaaagatcaagtgcttgaggataaataatggtggagagtataCAGACGGTGATTTTCTTActttctgtaagcaagaaggtattcagaggcagttcacggtggcatacactcctcaacaaaatcgAGTGGCAGAGCAGATGAATAGAACTCTTACAGAACGgataagagctatgttgagaactgctggtctacccaattcattctgggcagaagcagccaaaactgcctgttatatagtaaatcggtCGCCATCTACAGCTATTGGGTTGAAGACGACGATGAagatgtggactggaaagccagcCGATTATTCCTACCTATATGTatttggatgtcctgtgtacgtgatgtacaatgcccaagaaagaataaagctggatccaaaatctaaaaaatgtatcttcttgggatatgctgatggagtaaaggggtatcgtcTGTAGGACCCTATTACCCACAAGATCGTCATCAGCAGCTATGTTATCTTTatagaagatcaactgcaaaggagagatgaagatgatagcagggtaaaagaaaagttagaGACTATACCGGTATATGTGGAAAATAATCCAGAAGATTTAGATTCTTCTGAACCAGCACCAGAGCACGAAGAACAAGAACCAGTCGAGTCCgaggctccagaagttcgtcggtcaactcatgagagacgaccgccaacgtggcactcggagtatgtcacagagatcaacgTTGCATACTGTTGAttgatttctataatcaattattatcaataccaatgtgcaagtatacacaataagtaataaagtgatgagtattcaagatcgtctccacaaggATTGATATTACTCAAAATGCTAAAGCAATCATAATAGTGCAAATCAACTAAAgaccaaaacaaacaattgtcaaataattctaTCGTAACTAATAATTGTGAGAGatggaaataaaacaatactgtaatgaaataaactaagttaaatgtgtctaaaattcaattgagaatatagtagttgaatgatcaaactctcctaatggggtgactgttgtttaccaaattagcaccagttgttacaataagtgctgcagcaatgGGTAGAATAAATTTGCATCTGcagctatcgcatgttggaaatctcttacctttaaatctactaacaatgaccagttgctcatatatttataGTACGACATTATAACCTTTAAtctctccaccctacaaggtgaacacctatgtctagagtgtcacaaatcttaacttcaagtattgcccttattGAATTCAAGGTAacctaatccaggaaactcgaCTTAAGAataagtaatactctaataatgaccgctaagacatgcccttttgctgctctatcttaactgaaactattaaatgaatggtcaaccgaaataacagttgtattcataaaaactactagagtataatgctacaacattaccataacaacataaaagaatagtcaagaacccattggattatttgtcactcaaccacaagtaaatttagttcataatctggatgagaaaaataaatacaaatatattgatCTCGGAATACATCCAAACAATTcaaggaagaagagaaaatataagttgagcacgACGAAAGACAAAATAAGTCTACACggttcttttctttgtttccgaATAGCACTCCTAAATCTTGATCTCCTTCTTCTTGCCTTTGTAATTATGTTTGATAATAATTCCTTGCCGCCTTTCTATTAGGTGCACGTAtccttttatattgcaaattagggtaaaAGACCCAAAGTCCATGCGTGTGCATGcgtttaaattaggaaacatgcatATCGCGATTTTATGGCTGACCTACGCTTTAAGTTTTCTCCCGCATTGCTCTCTGATTGCTGCAGGACTGGTTGCTCTAGCATCCACAACAGCACTGCATTATTCCCAATTGTGCTTgtcttcttttgtggccatcttctttcctcctcttgctcaTCTAATGTCTCAGCATTCCcttatgaatttaaaacctacaattatgcacaattttttagcacaaattacttgatttaaacaaaacttattaaaacccaactaaaatgaatgtttatgcaacaTGTAACCAAAATGTAgtaaaaacaccttatttgcTCTCTAaatgatcttgatttaagtctagaattgatgtaataactctcatttcctagagttatcacactCCTAAACTTAAACTattacttgtcctcaagtaatgacacaTACTAACACTTCACACAAAAGAAATCATTCACACAAATTTAGCTCTTTTATCAACTTTGCAAGGATTCTTCCACCTTCAGATCATATTCTCAATCATGCAAGATGACCATAGTAAATTAGTCCTAGACTTAAGCTTCTTTCTAtccatagtgtgtgtgtgctcTTTCGGTTGAATTCTAGATATGTTATAGCATCACCAAGGGATTGCATGAATTTCAGCAATGAGAATACTTCattcagaaatggggtaatcATAACTTTCACATACTCAACTATGATTATTTTAGGAATGACAAACTAGGGAATATTTAACCTCCTCACTCTAATATTtatctttcatgtgaatgtcaatcaattgtaatgatgacacccaACTACTCAAACCATGCCCAGATTAGAGTTGCTGCAGCAGTAATTGTAATGTAATCTTATCTAGAAGTATCTTTTATTCAAGGCTGAACATGTggctcatgaacagacctgCCTACTCAATGCCTTAGACAGaggatttctttattttattttattttttttttgaatgctACAGCATTGCTCATAACTCTTGCTACCTTTGAACACAAGTCTGCATATAGGGTGCATACTCAGATctggttactcagcaacttGAGCCATTTGAATAGATTGTATTCCATAGATATCACAGTTATTCAAACTTGCTTCttccccccaaacttgagatcttttctcttcttttggcTTTGCTCTAACAGTCTCATATAATTCAACCAAAGTCTACGTGTAGGGATATAATGTCACtttcatatataattatctctacttggcatatatatattgaataacactcaatttatcttcattaggctttcaaatccatacacaaatattagataatagagctCCACACCacacaaacataaacacatgcaTACAAACCTAAACATATGCATTCGGGAAcacaaccccccccccccaaacttgagagttgttgtgtcctcacaagcaaATATAACAAAGGCACATAAATTGAATGAACTAGTAAGGAAAGAGTACTCCCCTGTGGTGGGGACTACAGTACATGACAGGATGTTATCAGCGCTTCTTGGATGCACTGCGCAGTTTATCTTTTGGTGAAGCTTTTGGGGAAGTGGCTGGCaatgtctttgtctttttcgCTACGGGGCTGGTGAGATGAGTTGTGGCTGGGGTTGCTGTAGCAGTACCTGTAGATGTACTGCCTTTTCGTTTGCTGGATCGTCTTAGATTGGTGCGAAGAGACTGACTAAGAGTGTGTTGTAGAGGCTTTTGAGTTAATGCATCGGTTACCTGGACCTCAGCTGTGATGGCAGCAATAACCGCAAGTAGTTGCTTGGCTTGCTCAAGTGTAGGCATAGCCCTGGCTGCTGCAGCAGCCAGCTCAGCATCAATTGACTCCATCTTATCTTCAGAGGCTGTTGGTGTTGCCATTTTTGCTTTACCCTTGTCCTTTCTCTTGCTCTCAAAGACTGGAATAGACGGCTCCTCTTCAAGGTCATCCTCATTCTCTTCTTGAATAATGTGCTTTTGTCTGGTTTTGAGTTGGGTTGGGATGGTTGGTCCCTCATGGTCTTTCTCCGAGTTGTCTTCTTCCTCTGTAGGTGAGTTATCAGTCTCGGACTTGTCACCTTCTTCCTCAGGCTGGTCAGATAGTTCAGTGTCTTCTGATTCTTCATCTGCTTGTGGTTCGGCTGCAACATCTTCTGCTGGTTTCTCTGTGGCAGTGGCTTCTGCACTAGCCTCCGCTGGAGCATTTGTGGTGTGGgtgtcaaaattaaattgctgGAGCAGTGCATCAGGGAAGTTCCGGTGAGTGCGTTTCATGTACAGAGAAAATTGGTATAGTTGGTTGTCCAAGTGCTGTAGAGAACTCCAAAACCGACCATTTTCCCTCTACTGAGCTTCCACACATTGAGTTATACTGTTGCTGAGTGTCTGGATAGTCTGTTCTAAGCCAATAGCTCGTCTTGCTCTTGTGACAATAGCTGGTTCAGTGGTTGTTCCAGCACTCTCACCAGCAACTCGCTCAATGGTATGTGCCGTAAAGGCACCATCATTTTTTACATGTTCATCTCTGGCGTCAAGACAAACACCTGAAACTACACAAATGCTAGTGACGAGTGAGGGAAATAATAAGGCAGCAGTTCAGTGAGTTTTAACTGCACAATCTCGGATTTCTTTCGCAATAATGCTACCTACGTCTATAGGAAGCCCCCAAACTATGACATATGACAAGACCAACCGTTCTTGCGAAACTATAGTAGTGTGAGTGGTGGGCATAAGCCTagatttcagaaatttcacCCACACCTTAGCAATAGGTTTTAAATCTATCATATTAACTACACGACCCTTCCTCGTTAGCCCATGATGCCCTAAATTGGCGTAAAATTCTTTGACTACAGGCAGCACAAGATCTCGAGGGTGGTTGCAAAACTCTCGCCATCCTTCTTTTGCTACAGCATTATGAATTGTTTACACAATTCCCGTTAGTTGGTCTGGAAATTaaaatcctttttcttctagAATCCGATGCGGCTCTatgaattcttcatatttttcttcagcGTGGTAACTCTGGAATCGTGACGGATCTTTGAGGCGGCTTGCTGTTTTCTTGTATCTCGGCATTGCTGTAACAGTAACAAATTGCGGCTACTGTTCCTGAGagtaaaaaagagaagaagaggtGAAGAATTAGGAGAGTTGGATTTGTGAAAGAGATGGGGAATAGTGGCGTAGAGTACTAAACACAGTGACTCATTTTATAGTGGACTTGTAATTGGAGATAAATACGGTAACTTGAAATAATTGagggaataaaatattttgaattaaatgtgCATATCCCAAAATCATCGGCCAGTGAATTTAAAGCTTTAATTTCGGAGATTTGTTTCCGCAATTTCTATCCATATCCATGCGTCCATCTGTCACGATTTTATCTCCAACGGTAAGTGAAAGGCTCCagcttttaatttactataaCGGTAAAATTAGCTGCTGTAGTATCCATTCACTTATTCTAACAACGAATACATACTCCCCACGAAAGCTTCTGACGCGTGGTTCACCTCTGCATTCTGCCACCATACACTCTCACGTGTCAATATGGAATTCAATTGTCACACTTACTAAAATTAagtctaaaattattaaaagagatagatatatcaaattaaagtGAAACTAAAGTATGCAATAATggaaaaggataaaaataaatggttaaTATGGAAAAAcaggattaaataaaatgtaaaagaagaagagctGTCTACGAAACCAAAGGATATCAAAATTGGTTTGAAGTGGCTATCTCTTTAATGGGCTGCCTTCCATGAAGCGCTTGATTTAAGGTCCTTCAGCCTGACcttctttctttgttcaa
It contains:
- the LOC127903065 gene encoding uncharacterized protein LOC127903065, with translation MKRTHRNFPDALLQQFNFDTHTTNAPAEASAEATATEKPAEDVAAEPQADEESEDTELSDQPEEEGDKSETDNSPTEEEDNSEKDHEGPTIPTQLKTRQKHIIQEENEDDLEEEPSIPVFESKRKDKGKAKMATPTASEDKMESIDAELAAAAARAMPTLEQAKQLLAVIAAITAEVQVTDALTQKPLQHTLSQSLRTNLRRSSKRKGSTSTGTATATPATTHLTSPVAKKTKTLPATSPKASPKDKLRSASKKR